Proteins from a single region of Streptomyces spinoverrucosus:
- a CDS encoding Mu transposase C-terminal domain-containing protein, whose protein sequence is MTDSRTENTGASRGLDGPGGQALPPPGDPAGVLGEQPLVALRAPAVRRLLALRAQGGLSRQHVRLAGECLGASERTVWRWLAEASQSPAAAAHPGARHTGRFEITSEIRVLLAYWHGNASAVHRQLLARAQAEAGGVRPPVSGAAASVPPDPVAVPGGADLPQVPLLDPVPSLSTFLRALRRDLTAGERAGLAVGLEAARAHDVFGKRPASWRNYAWETDHVQAPLLVDADGDLVRPWITWFIDTSTKVITGTAVTPGHPSRASVLAGLRAAVVRDEPYGPAGGVPEQVRMDRGKDFLSAAVITALGAMGVTVKDLPAYSPHLKGTVENLNRAADRMLFAALPGYTAGPTGPRSGRRGRAAGFQKAASPLSFQDFTAEVLEWTNWWNTAHRPKSLSGRTPLEAWQADPTPVTDIPAADLWAFTLEDDGRPRKLTSHGVSWRGRTYIAAWMTGQAGRQVRVRYMPHHDHEIEVCDAKGRHLGPAHLADAATPEQLQALREARAERARRLRADTKAAERLRRQRLAPTTSAKPAQRLGAVTAGQADRELAADDYTDVARLALPDLIPPAPPPAHWRTPPALAAGTKPPPPAPAPVDPPVDAPLASGTDPAGDTW, encoded by the coding sequence ATGACGGACAGCAGAACGGAGAACACCGGCGCCAGTCGCGGCCTTGACGGTCCGGGCGGGCAGGCGCTGCCACCGCCGGGGGACCCGGCAGGTGTACTCGGGGAACAGCCGCTGGTCGCGCTGCGGGCACCTGCGGTACGCCGCCTGCTGGCGCTACGGGCCCAGGGAGGCCTTTCGCGGCAGCACGTGCGGCTGGCGGGGGAGTGCCTGGGGGCATCGGAGCGCACCGTGTGGCGGTGGCTGGCCGAGGCATCCCAGAGTCCGGCAGCGGCCGCGCACCCTGGAGCCCGCCACACCGGCCGCTTCGAGATCACCTCGGAGATCCGGGTGTTGCTGGCGTACTGGCACGGCAACGCCTCCGCAGTCCACCGCCAGCTCCTGGCGCGCGCCCAGGCCGAGGCGGGAGGCGTACGCCCGCCGGTGTCCGGCGCTGCCGCGTCTGTGCCGCCGGACCCGGTGGCTGTTCCGGGCGGGGCGGACCTGCCGCAGGTGCCATTGCTGGATCCGGTCCCGTCGTTGTCGACGTTCCTGCGTGCGCTGCGCCGTGATCTGACGGCGGGGGAGCGCGCCGGCCTTGCCGTGGGACTGGAGGCAGCGCGGGCCCATGACGTGTTCGGCAAGCGGCCGGCGTCCTGGCGCAACTACGCCTGGGAGACCGACCACGTCCAGGCCCCGCTGCTGGTCGACGCCGACGGCGACCTGGTGCGCCCGTGGATCACCTGGTTCATCGACACCTCCACCAAAGTCATCACCGGTACCGCGGTCACCCCGGGCCATCCCTCCCGCGCGTCGGTACTGGCCGGCTTGCGCGCCGCAGTGGTGCGGGACGAGCCCTACGGCCCGGCCGGGGGAGTGCCGGAGCAGGTGAGGATGGACCGGGGCAAGGACTTCCTGTCGGCCGCCGTCATCACCGCGCTCGGCGCGATGGGCGTGACGGTCAAGGACCTGCCCGCCTACAGTCCGCACCTGAAAGGAACGGTGGAAAACCTCAACCGCGCCGCGGACCGGATGCTGTTCGCCGCCCTGCCCGGCTACACCGCCGGTCCCACCGGGCCCCGCTCGGGCCGCCGCGGACGCGCCGCCGGTTTCCAAAAGGCGGCATCCCCTCTGTCGTTCCAGGACTTCACCGCGGAGGTCCTGGAGTGGACAAACTGGTGGAACACCGCGCACCGCCCGAAATCTCTGTCAGGCCGTACACCGCTGGAGGCGTGGCAGGCCGATCCGACGCCTGTGACCGACATCCCCGCCGCCGACCTGTGGGCCTTCACCCTCGAGGACGACGGTCGACCTCGGAAACTGACCAGCCACGGCGTGAGCTGGCGTGGCCGCACCTACATCGCCGCGTGGATGACCGGCCAGGCCGGCCGCCAGGTCCGCGTGCGCTACATGCCGCACCACGACCACGAGATTGAGGTCTGCGACGCCAAGGGCCGCCACCTCGGTCCGGCGCACCTCGCGGACGCGGCCACCCCCGAGCAACTGCAGGCGCTGCGCGAAGCACGGGCGGAGCGCGCCCGGCGCCTGCGAGCCGATACGAAGGCCGCCGAACGCCTGCGCCGCCAGCGACTCGCCCCCACCACCAGCGCGAAGCCCGCCCAGCGGCTGGGAGCCGTCACGGCCGGCCAGGCCGACCGTGAACTCGCCGCCGATGACTACACCGACGTGGCACGGCTCGCACTGCCGGATCTGATCCCGCCCGCCCCACCCCCGGCGCACTGGCGCACCCCGCCCGCCCTGGCGGCCGGCACAAAGCCACCCCCGCCTGCTCCCGCTCCCGTCGACCCGCCGGTGGACGCTCCGCTGGCATCTGGCACCGACCCCGCAGGAGACACCTGGTGA